Below is a genomic region from Oncorhynchus tshawytscha isolate Ot180627B unplaced genomic scaffold, Otsh_v2.0 Un_contig_9053_pilon_pilon, whole genome shotgun sequence.
GGCTGCACAGCTGCAGGGTGGGTTGAGCCTGTCGAGAGTAGTGCAGCGTGTGTGTTGTTGTGCATATTTTTCTatgtatgtagtgtgtatgtgtatgtgtgttgttgtgtattttctgttggtatgtagtgtgtgtgtgtgttgttgtgcatATTTTTctatgtatgtagtgtgtgtatgtcctGTCTGTACACTCTTCATCCTCATGCCCTCATCCTCATGCCCTTATCTGCTTCACTGTTTACCTGTTATGTTGCCATGGGGACTCCCGCCCTGGATCCATGCCAAGCTAACCTGCAGACAGGGGCGTCATTCACCCccaaaatctgagggggcacaaagtatgtGAAGATGGCTGAGGGGTGACTCAGACAGGGGCCAGGCCTCCTGCTGGAAGTTGgagaatttagcatttttcaaacatcttaaacagctttttcctgcaatatagatccataatcattatgcttaattatatgtaaaaaaaaatatttaaaaaatgtttttctgcATCTCTAAGCATATCTCTTGAGCTGTCTGTGTCCTCCAGACTGGTGGTTATATATTTTTGgtattgaaaggaatgtgagtttTATTCAGTACATGTAGTAATTGCTTggttttctaaagtctaccaaccttgctaGCAGGCATCCCATCGTAGATAGTTTGACAAGCTGGCTACTCTGgtctccccctctgctctttgTGGTTACTGTGGAGGCCACTTCAAAGCTGCTGTGATGTGTGTCAGGtttaaaggttacacacacagtcctggaaatgtcacatcaacatcacaCATACCTCACTGATGATAAAAGAGACTGCGAGTGAGATTAATGTTGACACACATAATGATAAGCATAGTAAGGATGCATACAGAACACAATCTTTCACCAGAATGCGTTGCTACGTTTGAACCTTTGCGCTTTCCGTAGTTGTTTCGTGTGCTGCATGGGGAATGTCAGAGCTCTAGATCTGTGGTGTGTTGCTAATGTTTTGGCTGTCTTTATACAATGATAACTTTTTTAGTTTCAGCATTCTCTAATTCAAAAAACGTTATGTTGCTTCATTTGTCAGTGCGTGTAATTGTTTTTAAGCCAATAGAGAatggatagctagctagctgctagctagTTGCAAGCCAGGCAGTCCGCAGGCATTGGAGTGTTAGTTGCTAACTAACGTCTGCTATACTTTGATCTCGGTGTCATGAAATGTGCTGAATGAGGACGTTAGACTGCTGTCTCTATAAGTTGCTACTAAGCACAATACAAGGCAGGATCCTAATATTGTTGCTTGCCACCAGCTATACAGTAGAATCAGAATCGTTCAGGGAGTTGACAGTTGATTTAGCTAGCTACTGAAGAGAGTTGACAGTTGATTTAAGGAGTTGATAATGGTGCTGACACTTTGCAAACCTTTTCAACATGAACTACAGGATTCCAGCGGTCAGATCATTTTGCTTGTAGCTATTCTAGGTTGAAAGCCACTAAAACTATCTTTGCAGACACTTAGGTAAAATGTAATGTTCAGCACTCTTTATGCAACCGTTGCATACCTTTTTGATTTGTTTCCTTGTGTTTGACAGACGGCATGGCAGAACAACACGCCCCCTTCGTGGCCATGGATGCGGTGCTGATGCCCAGCACGGCCCTCCCAGACGACATGCCCCGTATCAAGGGCTATGACTTCAACCAGGGAGTGGACCACCATGCACTGCTCCAGTCCTTCCTCACCACAGGCTTCCAGGCTAGCAGTGTGGCCCATGCCATACAGGAGATCAACAGGATGGTGAGACTCACTGGAGGCCATCTAGCCTGGAATCCTAACTGATATGCTCATTAAAACTATGGTAAACGGAGCATAAAAGGTTGTATTCCAGGCTAGATGATATCATCCATCTCTAGAGCTTTAGGGATTTGagatgcctggtcccagatctgtttgtgttgtcttgacACCTGACAATGACAATAGGAGTTGACAACACAGCACAGATCTGGGAGCAGGCTAGTGTTGTCATTGGGTCAGAGGATGTCCCGCTCTGTGTAGGAGTTGCTCTactaggtacagatctagaatCCGCTGACCTAAGATCAGTGTACAGGGGGGAACTAGGGATCCTACTCCATACATCCCAGGACGGGGATAAGGGGATAAGATGCCTAGTAATTGGGGATGTGGAGAGTTATGTTAGCATCCAAGTTGTTGCCATTTATGTAGACATACGGTATTCCTTGTCTGATTCTAGGCCTTGCTTTTTAAGGGATTGCGAGAGGAATAAGAAGAGGGAGAAATGTTTAATTCTCTTTATTAGAGAGAGCTTTTATCATACTGTATGTGGTCTatatttctctccttctgtcatctATTTATAACCACAGATTGAGAAGCGTCTGGAGCcgctggaggaagaggaaggatgcGGCTCCTCCCTTTCCCATTCGGGCTGTACCATCTTCCTGGGGTACACCTCCAACCTCATCAGCTCTGGAGTGAGGGAGTCCATCCGCTACCTGGCACAGCACAAAATGGTACAGTCCTATACAGCATCCCACCCTCGTGTGTCAAATTCCAGTCCTCCAGCACTCAGTGTCTGCTGGCTGTCATTCCTCACTTGTACTTGATCAATTAAGGTGTTTGATTAGTTGGAGCTGCCCCCACCTGGTTATCGAGGTCTTAATTGGACACCTATGGAAAATAAAAACCAGCAGAGACTGCAGCCCTCCAGGAATTAAGTTTGACACCCCTACAACATAAACACTCACTTCAAGATGCCTGTGCATATAGGTGATCGTATACACTAGTAAAATGCTACATGTGTTTGTGGGCCTTCCCAACAGGTGGACGTGATAGTGACTACAGCGGGGGGAATCGAGGAGGATTTCATCAAGTGTCTGGCCCCCACCTACCTGGGGGAGTTCAGCCTGTCTGGCAAGGAGCTGAGACCGAGAGGCATCAACAGGTAGAGCACTATCACCTCTACTATGGATCGCAGATCATAATACAATtgagcaataaggcacgagggggtgtggtatatggccaacataccacggctaagggctgttcttatgaatgatgcaacgcggagtgcctggatacagcccttagccgtggtatattggccatatttaaaaatgtatatatttttttataatagtaataatttcacctttatttaaccaggtaggccagttgagaacaagttctcatttacatctatgacctggccaagataaagcaaagcagtgcgacaaaaacaagaggtacacatgggataaacaaacgtacagtcaataacacaatagaaaaatctatgtacagtgtgtgcaaatgtagtaaatAGGCCAGAgacgaaataattacaatttagcattaacactggagcgatagatgtgcagaagatgatgtgcaagtagagatactggggtgcaaaagagcaaaaatatatataaattgcAATATGgggatgtgctatttacagatgggctgtgtacagtgatcggtaagctgctctacgttagagagggagatagaagtccagcttcagtgatttttgcagtacgttccagtcattggcagcagagaactggaaggaaaggcggccaaagcaggtgttggctttggggatgaccagtgaaatatacctgctggagcgcgtgctatgggtgggtgttgctatggtgaccagtgagctgagataaggcggggctttacctagcaaagacttatagatgacctggagccagtggttttggcgacgaatatgtagtgagggccagccaacgagagcatacaggtcgcagtggtgggtagtatatggggctttggtgacaaaacgggtggcactgtgatagactgcatccaatttgctgtgtgttggaggctattttgtaaattacatcgccaaagtcaaggattggtaggatagtcagttttacgagggtatgtttggcagcatgagtgaaggaggctttgttgcgaaataggaagctgattctagatttaattttggattggagatgcttaatgtgagtctggaaggagagtttacagtctaaccagacacctagaatatgtggacaactacaaatacctaagtcagaaccgtccagcttagtgatgctagtcgggcgggtgggtgcaggcagcaatcggttgaagagcatgtatttagttttactagcatttggaggccacgtaaggagagttgtatggcattgaagctcgtctggagggttgttaacacagtgtccaaagaagggccagaagtatacagaatggtgtcgtctgcgtagaggtggatcagagaatcaccagcagcgagagcgacatcattgatataaagataagagtcggcccgagaattgaacactgtggcacccccatagactgccagagatccggacaacaggccctccgattagacacactgaactctatctgagaagtagttggtgaagcaggcgaggcagtcatttgagaagccaaggctattgagtctgccgataagaatgcggtgattgacagagtcgaaagccttggccaggtcgatgaagacggctccacagtactgtcttttattgatggctgttatatcgtttaggaccttgagcgtggctgaggtgcacccatgaccagctcggaaaccagattgcatagtggagaaggtatggtgggattcgaatggtcggtgatctgtttgttaacttggcttttgaagattttagaaaggcagggcaggatggatattggTCTATaaacagtttgggtctagcgtgtctcccctttgaatagggggatgaccgcggcagttttccaatctttggggatcgcAGACTtcacgagaggttgaacaggccagttataggggttgcaacaatttcggtggataattttagagaggttccagattgtctagcccagctgatttgcagggatccagatttgtcagctctttcagaacatcagctgtctggatttgggtgaaggagaagtggggtggggggcttgggcaagttgctacGGGGGATacagagctgttggccagggtaggggtagcaaggtggaaagcatggcctgctgtagaaaaatgcttattggaatgatcaattatcgtagatttatcgatggtgacagtgtttcctagcctcagtgcagtgggcagctgggaggaggtgctcttattctccatggactttagtgtcccaaaaccttttggaattagagcagcaggatgcaaatttcagttaggaaagctaagcctagctttttcaaactgaatgtgtatattggttcctgacttcactgaaaagttgcatatcgctggggctattcgatgctaatgcagtacgccacaggatgtttttgtgctggtcaagcgcagtcaagtctggggtgaaccaagggctatatctgttcttcgttctacattttttgagtggggcatgcttatttaagatggtgaggaaagcacttttaaatagcgaccaggcatcctctactgaccggatgaggtcaatatccttccaggatacctgggcctggtcgattagaaaggcctgctcgctgaagtgttttagggagcgtttgacagtgatgaggggtggtcgtttgaccacggacccattacggacgcaggcaatgagacaGTGATCGCGGTTGAAGACAGCATAGGTGtgtttagagggcaagttggtcaggatgatatctatgagggtgcccatggttacggatttagggttatACCTGGTAggtttccttgataatttgtgtgagattgagggcatctagcttagattgtaggacggccggggtgttaagcatatcccagtttaggtcacctaacagtacgaactctggggggcaatcaattcacatatggtgtccagggcacagctgggggctgaggggggtctataacaagtgggaacggtgagagacttatttctggaaaggtggatttttaaaagtagaagctctaattgtttgggcacagacctggacagtatgacagaactcttcaggctatctctacagtagattgcaactccgccccctttggcagttctatcttgtcggaaaatgttgtgGTTGGGGATGgacatttctgaatttttggtgggctttctaagccaggattcagacatggctaggacatccgggttggcggagtgtgctaaagcagtgaataaaacaaacttagggaggaggcttctgatgttaacatgcatgaaaccatgacttttacggttacagaagtcaacaaatgagagcgcctggggagtAGGTATGATTCTGGGGGCTACAgtgcctgggttaacctctacatcaccagaggaagggaggagtaggataagggtacggccgaaggctataagaactggtcttctagtgcgttgggaacagagaataaaaggagcagatttcagggCATGTTAGAATAGATTCATGGTATAATGTACAGAGAAGGgcatggtaggatgtgagtacagtggaggtaaacctaggcattgagtgatgatgagagaggttgtgtctctggtgGCACCTGTTAAGCCAGttgaggtctccgcatgtgtgggggtgggacaaaagagctatctaaggcatgttgggCGGGGCTGGGGCCTCTACAGTTAAATAAGACCATCATAACTAACCAAAATGGCAGTAGAAAAGGcttattgacattagggagaggcatgtgtatctgagtgatcatagggtccaatgagcagcaacaGGTGAGTCAGGGAGCCATTCGGTAGTCGCTACTACACTTGGTGAGCTGGAGACCCGGCGATTCAGAAAGCTAGCAGATGGGTCTTCAGCAGCATCGCAAcggaaaagcctgttgaaaccacctcggACGATTACGTCTGCAGACCAGTTGTGATGGATCAAgtggggctccgtgtcggcaatAAAGGggccaggccaattggcaaagtaAGTATTGTAGCCCAATAATTAGCTGGTAGACCTCTtcggtgcttgcttcgggacagaggcgttagccaGTAGTAGCCACTcggttgcagctagctagctccgatgatccggtgtaatgatccagagcttgcggcaggaatccggtgatgtggtagagaaaaagtcTATGTTCTGGGTTGATATCAGTTAGTGGAATTTCTAAATTCCtgtatgttttgtagccaaaaccagATTCTCACTCATTCTAATTCATTAATGAGTTGTaaattcattaattatgcatgaagtagattgagaccagtcttaaaagccaaAAGTAACAGCGTTTATTTCAAGAGAGTACTACCCACATACACAtatttccacaggttataaactgaaaatgacgtcagcgttttctaaacgtTCTATCTATTTCACAAGTAGAGGGGCCCTCTAGCTCTCGAGCCTTCGCGTTATCAGCACGAAGTCAAGGCCAGTCAGTATAAATCAACATTCTAGACAATCTGGAGATGGGCTGTTCCCGCCACCTGGagattgtacaactgaatgaactaaggaacagaccttcattgttactaaactcccgactacattatatacaattgggaatgggagcaagagagagaattcacatgtacagtacattatagcatttggactagtcagttctgattggaatgtatacataattagtcatttcaaccataatttcctctaacaatatcgcgctgtgcagactggcaggtattgaccgagCTGAAGCTGGCTGGTGTCTGAGTTAACGGTGAagagggctcaaaccacccagttggGGCTCGACCACCCAGTTATTATTGTAGGTGCTGTCTAATACACTAAATTGTCACtaatcttttctctcttttctcctctctccgctGTTGCTCTCTTTCTAGGATAGGTAACCTCCTGGTACCAAATGATAACTACTGTAAGTTTGAGGACTGGCTGATGCCCATTTTGGACCAGATGGTGCAGGAGCAGAAAGATGAGGTGAGCTAATTTAACCCTTCGTACAGGAAATGTCATCTGTATCTGGGTTGTATTCATTGGGGTCAAATGTATCAAAAAGTTTATCATCCTGGTATTGTCACATtcatttgacctttgacctcttaATTAACCCTTTAGGGCACCCACTGGACCCCATCCAAGATGATCCACCGTCTGGGCAAAGAGATCAACAACCCAGAGTCTGTCTACTACTGGGCCTATAAGGTGAGGACTGGAGGGGCTCACTGTTCTCATCAGCCTGTCCTTGATATAGAACAGGCGATATCAGTGGAATGAATTGAAACCAGTGctctttgccctctctctccatttgtgAAGTATCTTTATCATTCCCCTCTCTAAACTCACCAGTATAATGTACAGTAGGGGGCTCAATCCCCTCATTGGCCTCACCTTACACTATCACAATGACCTCTTCAAGGTTAACGGATCATAATATTATTGTTCATATTTGTTGCTGTATCAGTTGTTTGTGGGTGCTGTCTAATACACTAAATTGTCGtgcacattttctctctctgcctccctccctccctgtagccCTCATTGAGTTACAATAGGCTGTGTTCATATAATCAATAGAGTTTCAACCTCTGTTGCAGAATGACATCCCAGTGTTCAGCCCTGCTCTGACAGATGGATCCATTGGGGACATGCTCTATTTCCACTCATATAAAAACCCTGGGCTGGTGCTGGATATAGTAgatggtaagagagagaggagacgtgaGGACTGGG
It encodes:
- the LOC112226258 gene encoding LOW QUALITY PROTEIN: deoxyhypusine synthase (The sequence of the model RefSeq protein was modified relative to this genomic sequence to represent the inferred CDS: inserted 1 base in 1 codon); translated protein: MAEQHAPFVAMDAVLMAMDAVLMPSTALPDDMPRIKGYDFNQGVDHHALLQSFLTTGFQASSVAHAIQEINRMIEKRLEPLEEEEGCGSSLSHSGCTIFLGYTSNLISSGVRESIRYLAQHKMVDVIVTTAGGIEEDFIKCLAPTYLGEFSLSGKELRPRGINRIGNLLVPNDNYCKFEDWLMPILDQMVQEQKDEGTHWTPSKMIHRLGKEINNPESVYYWAYKNDIPVFSPALTDGSIGDMLYFHSYKNPGLVLDIVDDICRLNSKAVFAKQTGMIILGGGLVKHHIANANLMRNGADYAVFVNTGQEFDGSDSGARPDEAVSWGXIRMDAKPVKVYADASIVFPLLVAETFAHHADKLIPDKKE